A region from the Tolypothrix sp. PCC 7712 genome encodes:
- a CDS encoding PriCT-2 domain-containing protein, with translation MINSNYELQKSQFKFAVNTCGTNKDWDFKKLSANFIDVEGTLVDVQQHIKAGHAICAGLLGGSWRSKANVIGSQCLLLDIDNSKIARDEDGKPILDEYGNSIKVYDPQLTIESALAHPFIKKHCALIYTTASHKPDWHKFRLVFLLPEYVQGADTVEACTRFLMQQLPHDPACKDASRVFYGNTEAEFLLVNPQATLPTEWVTEAIAIAQREREEYQQRIQEIESRRQQFREISNTEGWDIEQLIQQALSLIPPRTPGSGNYDECRQVLMALVNHYGAAEAEIIAEKWSPSIKGTTWNIRAKIRSFRRGGITIGTLFHIAKQYGFRFPQRQYEPFQPHKGLISREQWELGRVREDLTSFQNLLKQALAPLVSAAKGFSTPASPKPEPTSPQPATEITTPRRQIIIYKPGNIPHRSEFTGDIYIECQPEEHIAAWVEAISKGWTQILDNSHPGLGKSHNAGQMTAAMFGIDKLIYEDANHRNPSTLPIEANFVDLPVRHNGLKIDKTRTTPMGANFLLQPKALETPDTVGNCSRTPLFGAFRDKNFGSLDFEESAISPICNGCLNQNQCRFATGEGFGFRFNKRLVIQNYSQIRAHPDSTPVELTNAAGQPFTVGRIWEEAGTLIQPVHSIEVTLKDFDTTVGSLVAGGLPPEQWLKLQTFLPVLRSLLNGDIKPHSRYGFNDAELRDLLPDFPQDLDIEAIAQILEPNLEFLADLDSIDIQGDKELKKSAAARYAAKRVAKDSARLAGKQFFDLPLYWFPDFLEAWKGEGSLACKWGLLTIYRPNTKYAELANSAQFNIYLDATIRTERLKLKLGYDDSMLVIQQSRPDYSNLRVVNVIGLGKLPKKRSSSLTDRVDALKETFHKIHKKLGIIEWKQLALKTEDYIEYSHFVDGRGVNRFSDCDAIASFGIPYQNIGAVAAHLQVMTGQQVKLGNSVDILQKYLTELIRAEIIQEIGRLRAHRRSNEELTFYFCADYDLSFLLDELPGVKLEVVDACTLCTEAGSRDQQTGHAIVKAFTQLWESQQKIGQKAIAKIIDTTQGWVSRFTQRWGGWARFKKLLLLLLDSLYSDSNKNFTDLAEDEQWLVSEYFPILCQQPELSPDGLLDEVVLVAKTIGNRAMERVLHECTPQVRANLLIAVLSCLPTEVYSNESILLAVAPMQSAVT, from the coding sequence GTGATTAATAGCAACTACGAACTGCAAAAAAGTCAGTTTAAATTCGCTGTCAACACTTGTGGCACAAACAAAGACTGGGACTTTAAGAAGCTGTCCGCCAACTTTATTGATGTAGAAGGCACTCTAGTTGATGTCCAGCAACATATTAAAGCAGGTCACGCCATCTGTGCTGGCTTGTTAGGCGGTTCATGGCGGAGCAAGGCCAATGTCATCGGTTCTCAATGTTTGCTGCTCGACATTGATAATTCCAAGATTGCCCGTGATGAGGACGGCAAACCAATACTGGACGAGTACGGAAATTCCATCAAGGTTTACGATCCCCAATTAACCATTGAATCCGCGCTAGCTCACCCCTTCATCAAAAAACACTGTGCTTTAATTTACACTACTGCCAGTCATAAACCAGACTGGCATAAATTCCGGTTGGTTTTCCTTCTCCCCGAATATGTTCAGGGTGCTGATACTGTAGAAGCTTGTACGCGCTTCCTCATGCAGCAGTTGCCTCATGATCCAGCTTGTAAAGATGCCAGCCGTGTATTTTACGGCAACACAGAAGCAGAATTTCTCCTAGTCAACCCCCAAGCCACTTTACCAACAGAATGGGTAACTGAGGCAATTGCGATCGCCCAGAGAGAGAGAGAAGAATACCAGCAGCGCATCCAAGAAATCGAGTCACGCCGTCAACAATTCCGCGAAATCTCCAACACTGAAGGCTGGGACATTGAGCAGCTAATCCAACAAGCACTCTCACTCATTCCACCGCGCACCCCAGGTAGCGGCAATTACGATGAATGCCGCCAAGTACTGATGGCACTGGTTAACCACTACGGGGCAGCCGAAGCCGAAATCATTGCGGAAAAGTGGTCGCCTTCCATCAAAGGTACAACCTGGAACATTCGCGCCAAAATTCGCAGTTTCCGGCGTGGCGGAATTACGATCGGCACGCTGTTTCACATCGCCAAGCAGTACGGCTTTCGCTTTCCACAACGGCAGTATGAACCATTCCAGCCCCATAAAGGACTGATTAGCCGTGAGCAATGGGAATTGGGACGAGTAAGAGAAGACTTAACCAGTTTCCAAAATTTATTAAAGCAGGCTCTAGCCCCTTTGGTTTCAGCAGCTAAAGGATTTTCAACACCCGCATCACCAAAGCCAGAACCCACTTCCCCACAGCCAGCAACCGAAATTACCACCCCAAGACGGCAGATAATCATCTACAAGCCGGGTAATATCCCACACCGCAGCGAATTTACAGGCGATATCTACATTGAATGCCAACCAGAAGAACATATCGCCGCATGGGTGGAAGCCATCTCCAAGGGCTGGACGCAAATTTTAGACAATTCCCATCCTGGGCTGGGTAAATCTCACAATGCCGGACAAATGACAGCTGCCATGTTCGGTATTGATAAACTAATATACGAGGATGCCAACCACAGAAACCCATCCACCTTACCCATTGAGGCTAACTTTGTTGACCTGCCAGTGCGGCACAATGGCTTAAAAATCGACAAGACCCGCACAACCCCAATGGGCGCTAATTTTCTCCTACAGCCAAAAGCTCTTGAAACTCCCGATACTGTTGGGAACTGTAGCCGCACTCCGTTATTTGGCGCATTCCGTGACAAAAACTTTGGTAGTTTAGATTTTGAAGAAAGTGCTATTAGCCCCATCTGCAACGGTTGTCTCAATCAGAATCAGTGCCGTTTCGCCACAGGTGAGGGTTTCGGCTTCCGTTTCAACAAGCGGCTGGTCATTCAAAATTACTCCCAAATTCGAGCGCATCCCGACTCTACCCCAGTTGAGTTAACTAATGCTGCTGGTCAGCCTTTCACCGTGGGGCGGATATGGGAAGAAGCCGGTACACTCATTCAGCCTGTTCACTCAATTGAAGTGACGTTGAAGGATTTTGATACTACCGTAGGTTCCTTAGTTGCAGGCGGCTTACCCCCTGAGCAATGGTTAAAACTTCAGACCTTTTTACCAGTTTTGCGCTCGCTCCTCAATGGAGATATTAAACCACATTCTCGTTATGGCTTTAATGACGCTGAATTAAGGGATCTGTTACCCGACTTTCCGCAAGATTTAGATATTGAAGCCATTGCCCAGATATTAGAGCCTAATTTAGAATTTCTGGCTGATTTAGACTCCATTGATATCCAAGGCGATAAAGAACTTAAAAAAAGTGCCGCCGCCCGTTATGCTGCTAAACGTGTGGCCAAGGACAGCGCAAGACTTGCAGGTAAGCAGTTCTTTGATTTGCCCCTGTACTGGTTCCCCGACTTCCTCGAAGCTTGGAAGGGTGAGGGTTCTTTGGCTTGTAAATGGGGTCTATTGACCATTTACCGTCCTAACACTAAATATGCTGAATTAGCCAACTCCGCCCAATTCAATATTTACCTTGATGCTACTATCAGGACGGAGCGGTTGAAATTGAAACTTGGCTACGATGACTCGATGCTAGTTATCCAGCAGTCACGCCCCGACTACAGTAATTTAAGGGTGGTTAACGTCATTGGGCTGGGTAAATTGCCGAAAAAACGCTCAAGTTCTTTAACTGATCGCGTTGATGCCCTCAAGGAAACTTTCCACAAGATACACAAGAAACTGGGCATTATCGAGTGGAAACAACTTGCTCTCAAGACGGAAGACTACATTGAATACAGTCACTTTGTCGATGGTCGTGGTGTTAACCGCTTTAGTGACTGTGACGCGATCGCTTCTTTTGGCATTCCCTACCAAAACATCGGTGCGGTGGCTGCACATCTTCAGGTGATGACTGGTCAGCAAGTCAAGCTGGGAAATTCAGTTGACATCTTGCAAAAGTATCTCACCGAATTAATCAGAGCCGAAATCATTCAAGAAATTGGTCGATTACGCGCTCATCGTCGCTCCAATGAGGAGCTAACATTTTACTTCTGCGCTGATTATGACCTCAGTTTCCTATTAGATGAACTACCGGGAGTCAAATTAGAGGTTGTCGATGCCTGTACTTTATGCACTGAAGCGGGTAGCCGAGATCAGCAAACAGGACACGCCATCGTCAAAGCTTTCACCCAGCTTTGGGAGTCGCAGCAGAAAATTGGCCAAAAAGCGATCGCCAAAATTATAGACACTACCCAGGGATGGGTGAGCCGATTTACGCAGCGTTGGGGGGGTTGGGCTAGGTTTAAAAAATTATTACTCCTGCTATTAGACAGTCTTTATAGCGATAGTAATAAAAATTTTACAGACTTGGCGGAGGATGAACAGTGGTTAGTCAGTGAATACTTCCCGATTTTGTGCCAACAACCAGAATTATCACCAGATGGCTTGTTAGACGAAGTGGTGCTAGTTGCCAAAACCATTGGTAATAGGGCAATGGAGCGAGTTTTACACGAATGTACCCCCCAAGTTAGGGCTAACCTGCTGATAGCTGTACTCAGTTGTCTGCCTACTGAAGTTTACTCAAATGAATCTATTCTCTTAGCTGTTGCCCCAATGCAATCAGCTGTAACTTGA